CGAGGCGACCGAGGCGAGGTACGAGGCGGAGCTCGCGTTCGACGCGGGGTCCATGATCTTCTCGTACGTGTACTTCACGTCCTCGGAGTCGAGCGCCGAGCCGTCGGAGAAGGTCAGCCCGTCCTGGAGCGTGAACGTGTAGGTCCGGCCGTCGTCGCTCACCTCGGGCAGCGCCGCCAGGCCGTCGACGGGTGCGCTGTTCTCGTCGGTGTTGAGCAGCGGGCTGTAGATCTGCGAGAGAACCTGGATCGACTGCTCCGAGGTCGCCGTCCACGGCACCATCTGCGTCGGGTCGGCGGTGATCCCGAAGACCATCGCTCCGTCGCTGTCGCCACCCGAGCCCGAGCCACCGGAGCAGCCTGCCACCAGCAGGGCGGCGGCCAGCGCCGTCGTACCCGTGGCCAGCGCGCGACGTCCGTGACGGTTGTGCTTGTTCACCGGTCCTCCTCGTTCCGCCCGACACCACCTGGTGAGCCGGGTCACTGGTCTGTCCCCTTCCCGACACTATGGCAAAGAGTTTCCGCATGGCTAGGCCAGGGGTAAATTGTTTTCGCAACCGAAATACGGCCCCGGCGCGCCGGAACAGAGAGACTGTCCACGCCGCTACGGTGACCACGCCGCTACGGACCGCGACGAGAGGCTGGCTGATGACAGAGGACATCTTGGTGCGGCTGCGCCAAGCGCTGCCCGGCCTCCGGCCGAGCGAGCAGAGGATCGCCAAGGCAGCGCTCGACGCCCCCGCGGAGGTGGCCGGTCTCGGCATCACGGACCTCGCCGCACGGTGCTCGACGTCGGCGGCCACGGTCGTACGGTTCTGCAAGAGCATCGGGTTCGACGGCTATCGGGCGTTCTCGCTCGCGCTGGCACGGGCGAGCGCCGGCGAATCGGGGCGCCGCGTGCAGTTCGGGGTGTCCGAGGGCGACATCGACCCGTCGGACTCGACGCGTGAGGTCGTCCGCAAGCTCGCGTTCCAGGAGGCTCGCGCGGTCGAGGAGACGGCTGAGCAGCTCGATCTCGAGCAGCTCGATCGTGTGGTCGCGGCGATCTCCGAGGCGCCCGTCGTGGACGTGTATGGGTCGGCGTCGAGCGGGCTGGCGGCCCAGGACCTGCAGCAGAAGCTTCGCCGCATCGGCCACCAGGTCAACGCCTGGACCGACCCGCACCTCGCGCTCACGAGTGCCGCGGTCCTCTCCGACGACTCGGTCGCGATCGCGTTCTCCCACTCGGGCGAGACCGAGGAGTCGATCTCGGCGCTGAGGACCGCTGCGTCGCGCGGGGCGTTCACGGTGGCGGTCACGAACTTTCCCGAGTCACCGCTGGCGCACCTGGCCGACGCGACGCTGACGACGGTGTCGCGGGAGACGCGGTTCCGGTACGGGGCGATGTCGAGCCGCATGGCGCAGCTGATGATCGTCGACGTGATCTTTCTGGGGGTGGCCCAGCGGCATCCGGAGAGCGTGTCGGCGTCGCTGTCGGCAACCTTCGCTGCTGTTGCGGACCGGCGTGTGCGCTAGAGGTCTTTGACCATCCGGGCCTGCGGCTGCCCCCACTCGGAAA
Above is a genomic segment from Mumia sp. Pv4-285 containing:
- a CDS encoding MurR/RpiR family transcriptional regulator; its protein translation is MTEDILVRLRQALPGLRPSEQRIAKAALDAPAEVAGLGITDLAARCSTSAATVVRFCKSIGFDGYRAFSLALARASAGESGRRVQFGVSEGDIDPSDSTREVVRKLAFQEARAVEETAEQLDLEQLDRVVAAISEAPVVDVYGSASSGLAAQDLQQKLRRIGHQVNAWTDPHLALTSAAVLSDDSVAIAFSHSGETEESISALRTAASRGAFTVAVTNFPESPLAHLADATLTTVSRETRFRYGAMSSRMAQLMIVDVIFLGVAQRHPESVSASLSATFAAVADRRVR